A single Cryptosporangium phraense DNA region contains:
- a CDS encoding SgcJ/EcaC family oxidoreductase translates to MTNTDLDALADVVATLEHSQQHELPDEFIGLFRDDAFWTTAHGKRLFGRDEIAAFTRQVLPGAMAESTATYEIEHVLFLRPDVAAVKVRQRAVTLDGEPIENEPPGSPLYVLTREDGEWRIAVGQNTIVLAD, encoded by the coding sequence ATGACGAACACCGATCTGGACGCCTTGGCCGACGTCGTCGCGACCCTCGAGCACTCACAGCAGCACGAGCTGCCCGACGAGTTCATCGGCCTGTTCCGGGACGACGCGTTCTGGACGACCGCCCACGGCAAGCGCCTGTTCGGCCGGGACGAAATCGCGGCTTTCACCCGTCAGGTGCTGCCGGGCGCGATGGCCGAGTCGACCGCGACCTACGAGATCGAGCACGTGCTGTTCCTGCGCCCGGACGTCGCCGCGGTGAAGGTGCGCCAGCGCGCGGTGACCCTCGACGGCGAGCCGATCGAGAACGAGCCGCCGGGCAGCCCGCTCTACGTCCTCACCCGGGAAGACGGCGAGTGGCGCATCGCCGTCGGCC